One segment of Anastrepha obliqua isolate idAnaObli1 chromosome 3, idAnaObli1_1.0, whole genome shotgun sequence DNA contains the following:
- the LOC129240279 gene encoding lysosome membrane protein 2 isoform X1: MILRRNKTVQFGAMRSLLRYIYSLCAKGAEAKQQKQSHQQTQRKELAQHYKNANVWVDVISCPTCAESFVLHTNLSAKLVQLKIWSLDRLAVIIIGIVTLIIGIMLSSIPWLDYFILKNLRLWNDTLSFHYWQRPGVVRLTKVYIYNVTNPEGFLSGEKPRLTEVGPFVYREDMQKVNIHFYDNQTVSYQHKKILQFVPELSIDKNTPIVTPNIPLLTLTSLSPKLGYLLSKTISVVLTAAKFKPFINVTADQLVFGYDDALVSLAHRFYPKHLRPMERMGLLIGRNGTLTEISTIKTGLRGMEEFGYIDRLNGLAHLPHWHKPPCNQIAASEGSFFPPRDSTKSDIVYLYDKDLCRVIPLHYQRGIQKDGIDADLYILPENSYGDSANNPENKCFDPSDYQPVKGLQNISPCQYGAPVYISNPHFYQADESLLNSVEGLKPNKSEHETYFKIQSKLGVPLEGKVRIQLNLKVTRAKDVHPVKDFRDFTFPIMWLEEGISELTPAIRRWIYLATVFVPIVIPIFSYLMMFGGALAIVFVFVRAYQNFVFARDPTLEILEMGRRSLRRGSSFIAQHQHKFMHRESYTLLKTAPGDLLDDREDTLPIMTDSS, translated from the exons ATGATTCTACGTCGCAACAAAACAGTGCAGTTCGGAGCCATGCGTTCGTTGCTGCGTTACATTTACAGCCTCTGCGCCAAAGGTGCTGAAgcgaagcaacaaaaacaatcacaTCAGCAAACACAACGGAAAGAGTTAGCCCAGCATTATAAGAATGCAAACGTTTGGGTGGATGTCATCTCTTGTCCGACCTGTGCAGAATCCTTTGTGCTCCATACAAATCTGTCCGCAAAGTTGGTACAGTTGAAAATTTGGTCATTGG ATAGACTAGCTGTGATAATTATTGGAATAGTAACATTAATTATAGGAATTATGCTATCATCAATTCCATGGCtggattattttatattaaag aatttaAGGCTATGGAATGATACGTTAAGTTTTCATTACTGGCAGCGGCCAGGCGTCGTACGTCTAACtaaagtttatatatataatgtcaCAAATCCAGAGGGTTTCCTGAGTGGAGAAAAACCGAGGTTGACGGAAGTGGGTCCATTCGTTTATAG AGAAGACATGCAGAAGGTGAATATTCATTTCTACGACAATCAAACAGTGTCATATCAGCACAAGAAAATTCTACAATTTGTTCCCGAATTGAGTATAGACAAGAATACTCCGATAGTCACACCAAATATTCCTTTATTG ACTCTTACTAGTCTCAGTCCAAAACTAGGTTATCTGCTCTCAAAAACCATTTCCGTGGTGTTAACTGCAGCCAAATTCAAACCCTTCATCAATGTGACCGCCGATCAGCTGGTGTTTGGATACGATGATGCACTGGTTAGTCTTGCGCATCGCTTTTATCCAAAACATTTGCGTCCAATGGAGCGCATGGGTCTGCTAATTGGG CGCAATGGCACACTGACCGAAATCTCAACTATAAAAACCGGACTACGAGGTATGGAAGAATTCGGCTACATAGACCGACTCAATGGGCTCGCTCACTTGCCTCATTGGCATAAGCCACCTTGCAATCAGATAGCCGCCTCCGAGGGTTCTTTTTTTCCACCGCGTGATAGTACAAAATCTGATATTGTTTACCTTTACGACAAGGATTTGTGTCGCGTCATACCGTTGCATTACCAAAGAGGCATACAGAAAGATG GCATTGATGCTGATCTTTACATCTTGCCCGAGAACAGTTACGGCGATTCGGCGAATAATCCGGAAAATAAATGCTTCGATCCAAGCGATTATCAGCCGGTGAAAGGTCTACAGAACATAAGTCCCTGTCAATATGGTGCGCCCGTCTACATATCCAATCCGCATTTCTACCAAGCCGATGAGTCGTTGTTGAATTCGGTAGAGGGTCTCAAGCCGAATAAAAGCGAACATGAAACATATTTCAAAATCCAGTCG AAATTAGGCGTTCCGCTAGAGGGCAAAGTACGCATTCAACTCAATCTGAAGGTGACACGGGCGAAAGATGTGCATCCTGTTAAAGATTTTCGGGATTTTACGTTCCCGATTATGTGGCTAGAAGAA GGTATATCCGAATTAACGCCAGCAATCCGGCGCTGGATCTACTTAGCCACGGTTTTTGTGCCAATCGTCATACCAATTTTCTCATATCTGATGATGTTTGGCGGTGCTCTCGCCATTGTGTTTGTCTTCGTGCGTGCATACCAAAACTTCGTATTTGCGCGCGATCCCACTTTGGAGATATTGGAGATGGGACGTCGATCGTTGCGGCGCGGCAGTAGCTTCATCGCGCAGCATCAACACAAATTTATGCATCGCGAAAGCTATACGTTGCTAAAGACGGCGCCTGGTGATTTGTTGGACGACAGAGAGGATACGCTACCGATAATGACGGATAGCTCATAG